The Candidatus Babeliales bacterium genomic sequence GTTGATTGATTTACCTGCCGTGCCAGATGATATTCGCACCGCAGTGCGCAATAACGGTGGAGGTCATCTTAACCATTCACTGTTTTGGCAAATTATGAAAAAAAATGGCGGAGGAGAACCGAATGGTTTGGTTGCGCAAGAAATAAAAAAAATATTTGGTAGTTTTGCGCAGTTCCAAGATTTATTCAATGCGCAAGCAAAGTCAGTTTTTGGCAGCGGTTGGGCATGGCTTTCGGTTGATAAAGATGGCAAATTAATTGTTATGGCACTTCCAAATCAAGATTCACCACTTTCATACAATGCAACGCCAATAATGGGTCTTGATGTGTGGGAGCATGCCTATTACCTAAAATATCAAAACAAGCGTCCTGACTATATTTCTGCGTGGTGGCATGTGATTAACTGGGATATGATTGAAGAGAATTATCGCGCTGTTATTGAGTGAGTGTGATTTTTTAACTTTTTTTCCGTTCGCCCTGAGTGTTTTTGCGTGCAAAAACGTATCGAAGGGTGTATTATTAAGATAATTAATCATTAATTGTTATCGGTTTCATCCTTCGATACACCCCTGCGGGGCACTCAGGACGAACGGATTTAACTATCTTAAGGTATATCTATCATGGAATTGAAAAATAGCTCGCACGAACTTCCCGAGGAACAATATCAGGTTCGTGTTGAAAAAGTTGAAAAAATGCGTGCACTTGGAATTGATCCATGGCCCGCATCTAAAGAAATTAATGCTACAAGTGCTGATGTGCATCATGAATTTTCTGATCTCAACACATCCCGAGAGTATGAACTTGTTGGTCGTATTTTAACTTCACGTATGCATGGCAAAGCTGGGTTTGTAACAATTCAAGATGCCAGCGGTAAAATACAGCTCTATTTACGTGAAGACATGATTGGTGAACAATCATTTTCTTTTTTAAACAACTTCATAGATATTGGTGATATTATTTGGTGCCGTGGCAAATCATTCAGAACTAAAACTGGTGAAGTTACTGTAAAGGCAGAGGAATTCAGTTTACAGAGCAAATGTCTCCATCCACTGCCGGAAAAATTTCACGGCATAGCAGACAGGGAAATTAAATATCGTCAACGATACTTGGATTTGATTACAAGCGCAGAAGATAAAGATCGTTTTATAAAACGTTCACGTATTGTTTCTGCAATGCGTTCATTTTTTAACGAACATGGATTTTTGGAAGTTGAAACACCAATGTTGCATCCCATTCCTGGTGGTGCGATTGCAAAACCATTTGTTACACATCACAATGCATTGGGAATGGATCTTTATTTACGCATAGCACCAGAGTTATATCTAAAACGGCTGGTTGTTGGTGGATTCCCGCGGGTGTACGAAATTAAT encodes the following:
- the lysS gene encoding lysine--tRNA ligase, encoding MELKNSSHELPEEQYQVRVEKVEKMRALGIDPWPASKEINATSADVHHEFSDLNTSREYELVGRILTSRMHGKAGFVTIQDASGKIQLYLREDMIGEQSFSFLNNFIDIGDIIWCRGKSFRTKTGEVTVKAEEFSLQSKCLHPLPEKFHGIADREIKYRQRYLDLITSAEDKDRFIKRSRIVSAMRSFFNEHGFLEVETPMLHPIPGGAIAKPFVTHHNALGMDLYLRIAPELYLKRLVVGGFPRVYEINRCFRNEGLSIRHNPEFTTVEYYIAHHDYIFMMLFTEKLLQHIAQTVCGTTEILFGDHHLNFVSPFAHMTMQEAVARVIGCNVEDLEGDKIDAIVTQHKIRLEQKNPSWGYKLNMLFEELVESTLIQPTFITQFPVEVSPLSKRNATNYDFADRFELYVAGMELSNGFSELNNPFDQAERFHDQAKARAAGENETHFYDADFVTVLEYGMPPTVGCGIGIDRLTMFLTNAPSIRDVILFPTLRMKE
- a CDS encoding superoxide dismutase yields the protein MKFTLPALPYEYGALEPYIDAQTMEIHHDKHHQAYINNLTAALERFPEFQPTSVESLLIDLPAVPDDIRTAVRNNGGGHLNHSLFWQIMKKNGGGEPNGLVAQEIKKIFGSFAQFQDLFNAQAKSVFGSGWAWLSVDKDGKLIVMALPNQDSPLSYNATPIMGLDVWEHAYYLKYQNKRPDYISAWWHVINWDMIEENYRAVIE